A single region of the Fusarium fujikuroi IMI 58289 draft genome, chromosome FFUJ_chr05 genome encodes:
- a CDS encoding related to sexual differentiation process protein isp4 produces MADNEKRVSTGVAQEIPLDPLPPVQHQHNVASDSSSEFDESFSYDQDDMPDFQTTEQDLHVTEDDLLEARELASKYTLEDVRHIMARVYRIHEKDPNFPLVVIQKIKAFLENDELFTNPEKHESLVQEMKLEAALITNNSPYAEVRAVVENKDDTSIPSSTIRSWTIGLVFSMLLAFTNQLFDIRQPAIRIMANVAQLLSYPIGKGFERWLPDYGITLFGVRHSLNPGPFSKKEHMLITIMANVAYNTPYTNLIIWVQYLPQYFNQPYASHFAYQILIALSTNFIGYGMAGVCRRFLVYPSYCVWPASLVTIALNSAFHTDNNSAVQGPFGKIWRVSRIKFFYVMFGAMFVWFWFPNYIWTSLSNFSWMSWIDPYNRDLNTITGFNNGLGINPFPTWDWNVLLWDSADPLMVPFFSTFNRFVGAFISMWVVLGLWYSNIYNTGYLPINTNRVYDRWGELYNVTRAINDRGLFDAKKYADYSPPFLGAGNVVIYIFFFGIYTSTLTYALLFHRREIVTGFKGLFNSMRRKSKRAEEVHDLDVHTRLMKAYREVPEWWYMVCLVCAIAFGISGIAGWDTHTSPGVIFYGLALCLVFVIPVGIIKAMTGIEVTLTVLAEFIGGSFVEGNALAMNYFKSFGYVTCAHAVMFSNDLKLAHYVKIPPRHTFFAQIIATFISTFVCVGVLNFQMTQIEGVCTEDARWKMTCPSVNTFFTASVLWGTVGPSKIFGKDGLYTEVLIGFPLGVVVVLAVWAINKRFPNWTWTRQIHPVAIMYGGIVWAPYNMSYVWPSVPIAYFSWIYLKSRYLGLWSKYNFVLSAAWSCGIAIAGIIIFFSLQLEGTEFNWWGNTVGYVGCEDDACPLQPLEGTDYFGPREGEFH; encoded by the exons ATGGCCGACAACGAAAAGAGGGTTTCCACAGGAGTGGCTCAAGAGATCCCTCTTGACCCATTGCCTCCGGTTCAGCACCAGCACAATGTCGCCAGCGATTCATCATCCGAGTTTGATGAG TCTTTCTCCTACGATCAGGATGACATGCCCGACTTTCAAACAACCGAGCAGGACCTTCACGTCACCGAAGATGACCTACTCGAGGCTCGCGAATTGGCCTCAAAGTACACACTAGAAGATGTGCGCCACATAATGGCTCGCGTTTATCGCATCCACGAGAAGGATCCCAACTTTCCACTCGTAGTTAttcagaagatcaaggccttCCTCGAGAACGATGAACTCTTTACAAATCCCGAGAAGCACGAGAGTCTGGTGCAGGAGATGAAACTCGAGGCTGCTCTCATCACAAATAATAGCCCTTACGCCGAGGTTCGGGCCGTCGTCGAGAACAAGGATGATACTTCCATCCCTTCATCAACCATTCGAAGTTGGACGATCGGTCTCGTCTTTTCAATGCTTCTTGCTTTTACCAACCAGCTTTTCGATATTCGCCAACCTGCCATTCGCATCATGGCCAATGTCGCTCAGCTGCTCTCATATCCAATTGGCAAGGGTTTCGAAAGGTGGCTTCCTGACTATGGCATCACTCTCTTCGGTGTGCGCCATTCCCTCAACCCAGGTCCCTTTTCCAAGAAAGAGCATATGCTTAttaccatcatggccaacgTCGCGTATAACACTCCCTATACCAACTTGATCATCTGGGTTCAGTATCTGCCCCAGTACTTCAACCAGCCATATGCTTCACACTTCGCCTACCAGATCTTGATCGCCCTGAGCACCAACTTTATCGGGTATGGAATGGCTGGTGTTTGCCGTCGCTTCCTCGTTTATCCCTCGTACTGCGTTTGGCCTGCGTCTTTGGTCACTATTGCGCTCAACTCGGCTTTCCATACCGACAACAACTCGGCGGTACAGGGTCCCTTTGGCAAGATCTGGCGGGTTTCTCGTATCAAGTTCTTTTATGTCATGTTCGGTGCTATGTTtgtctggttctggttcccCAACTATATCTGGACCTCACTCTCCAACTTCAGCTGGATGTCCTGGATCGATCCCTATAACCGTGACCTCAACACAATCACCGGTTTCAACAACGGTCTTGGCATCAACCCATTCCCAACCTGGGATTGGAACGTTCTCCTCTGGGATTCTGCCGACCCGCTCATGGTTCCTTTCTTCAGTACTTTTAACCGATTTGTCGGCGCCTTCATCTCCATGTGGGTGGTACTGGGCCTCTGGTACTCCAACATCTACAACACTGGATATCTCCCCATCAATACCAACCGTGTCTACGATCGCTGGGGCGAGCTGTACAACGTCACTCGAGCCATCAACGACCGAGGGCTTTTCGATGCCAAGAAGTACGCCGACTACTCTCCTCCCTTCTTGGGCGCTGGAAATGTTGTCATctacatcttcttctttggtatTTACACTTCGACCCTTACTTATGCTCTACTGTTCCATCGACGCGAAATCGTTACCGGCTTCAAGGGTCTCTTCAACAGCATGAGGAGGAAGTCAAAGCGCGCTGAGGAGGTTCACGATCTCGATGTTCACACTCGTCTCATGAAGGCTTACCGTGAAGTTCCCGAGTGGTGGTACATGGTTTGCCTTGTTTGCGCTATTGCATTCGGTATTTCTGGTATTGCTGGCTGGGACACCCACACTTCACCAGGTGTCATCTTCTACGGTCTTGCACTTTGCCTTGTGTTCGTCATTCCCGTCGgcatcatcaaggccatgacTGGTATCGAGGTCACTCTGACAGTTCTTGCCGAATTTATTGGAGGTTCTTTCGTTGAGGGCAATGCCCTGGCTATGAACTACTTCAAGTCTTTCGGCTACGTTACCTGCGCCCACGCTGTCATGTTCTCCAACGATCTTAAGCTTGCTCACTACGTCAAGATTCCTCCTCGACACACCTTCTTCGCTCAGATCATCGCTACTTTCATCAGCACCTTTGTCTGCGTCGGCGTCCTCAACTTCCAGATGACCCAGATCGAAGGAGTCTGTACCGAGGATGCCCGTTGGAAGATGACTTGCCCCAGTGTCAACACCTTCTTTACCGCTTCAGTTCTCTGGGGTACTGTTGGGCCTAGCAAAATCTTTGGAAAGGACGGTCTCTACACTGAGGTCTTGATCGGGTTCCCTCTCGGTGTTGTGGTTGTTCTGGCTGTTTGGGCTATCAACAAGAGGTTCCCCAACTGGACCTGGACAAGACAGATTCACCCTGTGGCTATCATGTACGGAGGTATTGTTTGGGCACCTTACAATATGTCGTACGTCTGGCCCTCGGTACCTATTGCGTACTTTTCCTGGATTTATCTCAAGTCGCGCTACCTCGGCTTGTGGTCTAAA TACAACTTCGTGCTCTCTGCAGCCTGGTCCTGCGGTATCGCCATTGcaggcatcatcatcttcttctccctccaGCTTGAAGGCACCGAGTTCAACTGGTGGGGCAACACAGTTGGCTACGTGGGATGCGAGGACGACGCCTGTCC